In a genomic window of Parambassis ranga chromosome 24, fParRan2.1, whole genome shotgun sequence:
- the map7b gene encoding ensconsin isoform X1 → MADLDGSDTSPPESQASYSQYKSEDGRVSSATRPSSSGSGQTFTPTPTPTPTPSRTTTSTSPSNNAAIKTDSLLFNKIDERQRLARERREEHEKQNAAKEAQWQAREERARQHYEKHLEERRKRLEEQRVKEEKRRVAVEEKRRQKMEEDKVRHEAVMRRTLDRSQKTRQKPNRWSWGGALHTNTPSTPADADRRSVSTMNLTKHTDPIITKRLSSSSATLLHSPDRGLQMRTASSPVINKAQSKPRLHPGKTTQPKNTGLRRLPLTPWESNVVNRLQQPTHSYLARSRSAISLSGEQTAMPVCPRSVSCHPMGTMSFKALQAQPLPHCRSQDRSLSREMASSSSTIPRRRTTGTTQQKDRDSVRKSWSNLSLPLAPVLTLPLSKCSSSLGKKKGKVTAPSPGSRPPQKTAGRPPTPKLLKSPGAEDPGNLRPVRITPESSNSSTPTRAQEEEEEQVLSPLQPRPQPLGQNKPSTEQTPTTPLAASESVSSPPAHKPSAGTTDPEEASRILAEKRRLAREQREREEEERRQQEEQARLAKEEMARRKAEERAKREEEAQRQAEEKRRKEEEEKKVEEERLQKEREEAERLQKQKEEEDSRQREEAERLRQEREKHFQKEEAERLERKKRLEEIMKRTRRSDTEKKVRNGDNAVPPASPAPSAVTVSPTHNSNSNSPQSDPNPNPSTTALSHSDQRENGEFEEVIVLPSHSRLSPPEGQEEQQPLQEGEEARVPVVAFTENGLLKPLSGIEDISAHQGPDVA, encoded by the exons ATGGCGGACCTGGATGGCAGCGACACATCTCCTCCGGAGTCCCAAG cATCTTACTCCCAGTATAAGTCAGAGGATGGCAGAGTGTCTTCAGCCACCCGCCCCAGCTCCTCAGGGTCTGGGCAGACGTTCACTCCCACCCCTACGCCTACTCCTACCCCAAGTcgcaccaccaccagcaccagtCCAAGTAATAATGCTGCCATCAAAACGG ACTCGTTACTCTTCAATAAAATTGATGAAAGACAGAGGTTGGCCCGTGAGCGACGGGAAGAGCATGAGAAACAGAATG ctgccaAGGAGGCCCAGTGGCAGGCGCGTGAGGAACGAGCCAGACAGCACTATGAGAAGCacctggaggagaggaggaaacgcctggaggagcagcgggtaaaggaggagaagagacggGTTGCCGTGGAGGAGAAACGACGGCAGAAAATGGAGGAGGACAAG GTTCGTCATGAGGCGGTGATGCGTCGGACGCTGGACAGGAGCCAGAAAACCAGACAGAAGCCCAACCGCTGGTCTTGGGGAGGAgccctgcacacaaacactcccaGCACACCAGCCG ATGCTGACAGACGCTCAGTGTCCACAATGAATTTAACCAAACATACAGACCCCATCATTACCAAgcgcctctcctcctcttctgcaaCACTTCTACACTCACCAGACCGAG GCTTACAGATGAGAACAGCCTCCTCTCCTGTCATAAACAAAGCTCAGTCCAAACCCCGCCTACATCCGGGGAAGACCACCCAGCCCAAAAACACAG ggctgcGTCGCCTTCCGCTGACGCCATGGGAGAGTAATGTGGTGAACCGTCTACAGCAGCCCACACACTCCTACCTGGCACGCAGTCGCAGTGCCATAAGCCTGTCAGGAGAGCaaacag CCATGCCTGTGTGTCCTCGCTCAGTTTCCTGCCACCCAATGGGCACCATGTCCTTCAAGGCCTTGCAGGCCCAGCCGCTCCCTCACTGTCGCAGCCAGGATAGGAGCCTCAGTAGGGAGATGGCGTCCTCATCTTCCACCATCCCACGCAGGAGGACCACGGGAACAACACAG CAGAAGGACCGTGACAGTGTCAGGAAATCATGGAGCAACCTGTCCCTTCCACTCGCTCCTGTACTGACACTGCCTCTAAGCAAGTGCTCCTCTTCGCTAGGCAAGAAGAAAGGCAAAGTAACAGCACCCTCTCCTGGCAG CAGACCCCCACAGAAGACTGCAGGACGGCCTCCGACCCCCAAGCTGCTGAAGTCCCCAGGGGCAGAAGATCCTGGAAACCTGCGTCCTGTCAGGATCACACCTGAAAGCTCCAACTCCTCAACACCCACCAGAGcccaagaagaggaggaagagcaagTCCTCAGCCCTCTTCAGCCTCGACCTCAGCCGCTGGGTCAGAACAAGCCCTCGACTGAGCAGACGCCAACAACACCTCTTGCAGCCAGTG AAAGTGTAAGCAGTCCTCCAGCTCACAAACCTTCAGCAGGTACCACAGATCCAGAGGAGGCAAGTCGTATCCTGGCTGAGAAACGGCGGCTGGCCcgggagcagagggagagagaggaagaggagcgcagGCAGCAAGAGGAGCAGGCGAG atTGGCAAAGGAGGAGATGGCTCGCCGCAAAGCAGAAGAGAGagcaaagagagaagaagaggctCAACGCCaggcagaagaaaagagaaggaaggaggaggaggagaaaaaggtggaggaagagagacttcagaaagaaagagaggaagcagagagactTCAGAAACAG aaagaggaggaggattcccggcagagagaggaggcggAGCGACtgaggcaggagagagagaaacacttcCAAAAAGAGGAGGCTGAACggctggagaggaagaag CGCCTTGAGGAGATCATGAAGAGAACAAGACGCTCAGACACAGAAAAG AAAGTCAGGAATGGAGACAATGCAG TGCCCCCTGCCTCTCCTGCTCCATCTGCAGTGACTGTGTCACCGACACACAATAGTAACAGCAACAGTCCTCAGTCTGACCCCAACCCAAACCCcagcaccacagcactgagcCACTCTGACCAGAG GGAGAATGGAGAGTTTGAAGAGGTGATTGTACTGCCTTCACATTCCAGGTTGTCTCCTCCGGAaggacaggaggagcagcagcctctgcaggagggggaggaggcgaGAGTTCCTGTTGTAGCCTTCACAGAGAATGGTCTCTTAAAGCCTCTGAGTGGAATAGAGGATATATCAGCCCATCAGGGACCAG ATGTTGCCTGA
- the map7b gene encoding ensconsin isoform X4, whose protein sequence is MADLDGSDTSPPESQASYSQYKSEDGRVSSATRPSSSGSGQTFTPTPTPTPTPSRTTTSTSPSNNAAIKTDSLLFNKIDERQRLARERREEHEKQNAAKEAQWQAREERARQHYEKHLEERRKRLEEQRVKEEKRRVAVEEKRRQKMEEDKVRHEAVMRRTLDRSQKTRQKPNRWSWGGALHTNTPSTPADADRRSVSTMNLTKHTDPIITKRLSSSSATLLHSPDRGLQMRTASSPVINKAQSKPRLHPGKTTQPKNTGLRRLPLTPWESNVVNRLQQPTHSYLARSRSAISLSGEQTAMPVCPRSVSCHPMGTMSFKALQAQPLPHCRSQDRSLSREMASSSSTIPRRRTTGTTQQKDRDSVRKSWSNLSLPLAPVLTLPLSKCSSSLGKKKGKVTAPSPGSRPPQKTAGRPPTPKLLKSPGAEDPGNLRPVRITPESSNSSTPTRAQEEEEEQVLSPLQPRPQPLGQNKPSTEQTPTTPLAASESVSSPPAHKPSAGTTDPEEASRILAEKRRLAREQREREEEERRQQEEQARLAKEEMARRKAEERAKREEEAQRQAEEKRRKEEEEKKVEEERLQKEREEAERLQKQKEEEDSRQREEAERLRQEREKHFQKEEAERLERKKRLEEIMKRTRRSDTEKKVRNGDNAVPPASPAPSAVTVSPTHNSNSNSPQSDPNPNPSTTALSHSDQRLSPPEGQEEQQPLQEGEEARVPVVAFTENGLLKPLSGIEDISAHQGPDVA, encoded by the exons ATGGCGGACCTGGATGGCAGCGACACATCTCCTCCGGAGTCCCAAG cATCTTACTCCCAGTATAAGTCAGAGGATGGCAGAGTGTCTTCAGCCACCCGCCCCAGCTCCTCAGGGTCTGGGCAGACGTTCACTCCCACCCCTACGCCTACTCCTACCCCAAGTcgcaccaccaccagcaccagtCCAAGTAATAATGCTGCCATCAAAACGG ACTCGTTACTCTTCAATAAAATTGATGAAAGACAGAGGTTGGCCCGTGAGCGACGGGAAGAGCATGAGAAACAGAATG ctgccaAGGAGGCCCAGTGGCAGGCGCGTGAGGAACGAGCCAGACAGCACTATGAGAAGCacctggaggagaggaggaaacgcctggaggagcagcgggtaaaggaggagaagagacggGTTGCCGTGGAGGAGAAACGACGGCAGAAAATGGAGGAGGACAAG GTTCGTCATGAGGCGGTGATGCGTCGGACGCTGGACAGGAGCCAGAAAACCAGACAGAAGCCCAACCGCTGGTCTTGGGGAGGAgccctgcacacaaacactcccaGCACACCAGCCG ATGCTGACAGACGCTCAGTGTCCACAATGAATTTAACCAAACATACAGACCCCATCATTACCAAgcgcctctcctcctcttctgcaaCACTTCTACACTCACCAGACCGAG GCTTACAGATGAGAACAGCCTCCTCTCCTGTCATAAACAAAGCTCAGTCCAAACCCCGCCTACATCCGGGGAAGACCACCCAGCCCAAAAACACAG ggctgcGTCGCCTTCCGCTGACGCCATGGGAGAGTAATGTGGTGAACCGTCTACAGCAGCCCACACACTCCTACCTGGCACGCAGTCGCAGTGCCATAAGCCTGTCAGGAGAGCaaacag CCATGCCTGTGTGTCCTCGCTCAGTTTCCTGCCACCCAATGGGCACCATGTCCTTCAAGGCCTTGCAGGCCCAGCCGCTCCCTCACTGTCGCAGCCAGGATAGGAGCCTCAGTAGGGAGATGGCGTCCTCATCTTCCACCATCCCACGCAGGAGGACCACGGGAACAACACAG CAGAAGGACCGTGACAGTGTCAGGAAATCATGGAGCAACCTGTCCCTTCCACTCGCTCCTGTACTGACACTGCCTCTAAGCAAGTGCTCCTCTTCGCTAGGCAAGAAGAAAGGCAAAGTAACAGCACCCTCTCCTGGCAG CAGACCCCCACAGAAGACTGCAGGACGGCCTCCGACCCCCAAGCTGCTGAAGTCCCCAGGGGCAGAAGATCCTGGAAACCTGCGTCCTGTCAGGATCACACCTGAAAGCTCCAACTCCTCAACACCCACCAGAGcccaagaagaggaggaagagcaagTCCTCAGCCCTCTTCAGCCTCGACCTCAGCCGCTGGGTCAGAACAAGCCCTCGACTGAGCAGACGCCAACAACACCTCTTGCAGCCAGTG AAAGTGTAAGCAGTCCTCCAGCTCACAAACCTTCAGCAGGTACCACAGATCCAGAGGAGGCAAGTCGTATCCTGGCTGAGAAACGGCGGCTGGCCcgggagcagagggagagagaggaagaggagcgcagGCAGCAAGAGGAGCAGGCGAG atTGGCAAAGGAGGAGATGGCTCGCCGCAAAGCAGAAGAGAGagcaaagagagaagaagaggctCAACGCCaggcagaagaaaagagaaggaaggaggaggaggagaaaaaggtggaggaagagagacttcagaaagaaagagaggaagcagagagactTCAGAAACAG aaagaggaggaggattcccggcagagagaggaggcggAGCGACtgaggcaggagagagagaaacacttcCAAAAAGAGGAGGCTGAACggctggagaggaagaag CGCCTTGAGGAGATCATGAAGAGAACAAGACGCTCAGACACAGAAAAG AAAGTCAGGAATGGAGACAATGCAG TGCCCCCTGCCTCTCCTGCTCCATCTGCAGTGACTGTGTCACCGACACACAATAGTAACAGCAACAGTCCTCAGTCTGACCCCAACCCAAACCCcagcaccacagcactgagcCACTCTGACCAGAG GTTGTCTCCTCCGGAaggacaggaggagcagcagcctctgcaggagggggaggaggcgaGAGTTCCTGTTGTAGCCTTCACAGAGAATGGTCTCTTAAAGCCTCTGAGTGGAATAGAGGATATATCAGCCCATCAGGGACCAG ATGTTGCCTGA
- the map7b gene encoding ensconsin isoform X2, with the protein MADLDGSDTSPPESQASYSQYKSEDGRVSSATRPSSSGSGQTFTPTPTPTPTPSRTTTSTSPSNNAAIKTDSLLFNKIDERQRLARERREEHEKQNAAKEAQWQAREERARQHYEKHLEERRKRLEEQRVKEEKRRVAVEEKRRQKMEEDKVRHEAVMRRTLDRSQKTRQKPNRWSWGGALHTNTPSTPADADRRSVSTMNLTKHTDPIITKRLSSSSATLLHSPDRGLQMRTASSPVINKAQSKPRLHPGKTTQPKNTGLRRLPLTPWESNVVNRLQQPTHSYLARSRSAISLSGEQTAMPVCPRSVSCHPMGTMSFKALQAQPLPHCRSQDRSLSREMASSSSTIPRRRTTGTTQQKDRDSVRKSWSNLSLPLAPVLTLPLSKCSSSLGKKKGKVTAPSPGRPPQKTAGRPPTPKLLKSPGAEDPGNLRPVRITPESSNSSTPTRAQEEEEEQVLSPLQPRPQPLGQNKPSTEQTPTTPLAASESVSSPPAHKPSAGTTDPEEASRILAEKRRLAREQREREEEERRQQEEQARLAKEEMARRKAEERAKREEEAQRQAEEKRRKEEEEKKVEEERLQKEREEAERLQKQKEEEDSRQREEAERLRQEREKHFQKEEAERLERKKRLEEIMKRTRRSDTEKKVRNGDNAVPPASPAPSAVTVSPTHNSNSNSPQSDPNPNPSTTALSHSDQRENGEFEEVIVLPSHSRLSPPEGQEEQQPLQEGEEARVPVVAFTENGLLKPLSGIEDISAHQGPDVA; encoded by the exons ATGGCGGACCTGGATGGCAGCGACACATCTCCTCCGGAGTCCCAAG cATCTTACTCCCAGTATAAGTCAGAGGATGGCAGAGTGTCTTCAGCCACCCGCCCCAGCTCCTCAGGGTCTGGGCAGACGTTCACTCCCACCCCTACGCCTACTCCTACCCCAAGTcgcaccaccaccagcaccagtCCAAGTAATAATGCTGCCATCAAAACGG ACTCGTTACTCTTCAATAAAATTGATGAAAGACAGAGGTTGGCCCGTGAGCGACGGGAAGAGCATGAGAAACAGAATG ctgccaAGGAGGCCCAGTGGCAGGCGCGTGAGGAACGAGCCAGACAGCACTATGAGAAGCacctggaggagaggaggaaacgcctggaggagcagcgggtaaaggaggagaagagacggGTTGCCGTGGAGGAGAAACGACGGCAGAAAATGGAGGAGGACAAG GTTCGTCATGAGGCGGTGATGCGTCGGACGCTGGACAGGAGCCAGAAAACCAGACAGAAGCCCAACCGCTGGTCTTGGGGAGGAgccctgcacacaaacactcccaGCACACCAGCCG ATGCTGACAGACGCTCAGTGTCCACAATGAATTTAACCAAACATACAGACCCCATCATTACCAAgcgcctctcctcctcttctgcaaCACTTCTACACTCACCAGACCGAG GCTTACAGATGAGAACAGCCTCCTCTCCTGTCATAAACAAAGCTCAGTCCAAACCCCGCCTACATCCGGGGAAGACCACCCAGCCCAAAAACACAG ggctgcGTCGCCTTCCGCTGACGCCATGGGAGAGTAATGTGGTGAACCGTCTACAGCAGCCCACACACTCCTACCTGGCACGCAGTCGCAGTGCCATAAGCCTGTCAGGAGAGCaaacag CCATGCCTGTGTGTCCTCGCTCAGTTTCCTGCCACCCAATGGGCACCATGTCCTTCAAGGCCTTGCAGGCCCAGCCGCTCCCTCACTGTCGCAGCCAGGATAGGAGCCTCAGTAGGGAGATGGCGTCCTCATCTTCCACCATCCCACGCAGGAGGACCACGGGAACAACACAG CAGAAGGACCGTGACAGTGTCAGGAAATCATGGAGCAACCTGTCCCTTCCACTCGCTCCTGTACTGACACTGCCTCTAAGCAAGTGCTCCTCTTCGCTAGGCAAGAAGAAAGGCAAAGTAACAGCACCCTCTCCTGGCAG ACCCCCACAGAAGACTGCAGGACGGCCTCCGACCCCCAAGCTGCTGAAGTCCCCAGGGGCAGAAGATCCTGGAAACCTGCGTCCTGTCAGGATCACACCTGAAAGCTCCAACTCCTCAACACCCACCAGAGcccaagaagaggaggaagagcaagTCCTCAGCCCTCTTCAGCCTCGACCTCAGCCGCTGGGTCAGAACAAGCCCTCGACTGAGCAGACGCCAACAACACCTCTTGCAGCCAGTG AAAGTGTAAGCAGTCCTCCAGCTCACAAACCTTCAGCAGGTACCACAGATCCAGAGGAGGCAAGTCGTATCCTGGCTGAGAAACGGCGGCTGGCCcgggagcagagggagagagaggaagaggagcgcagGCAGCAAGAGGAGCAGGCGAG atTGGCAAAGGAGGAGATGGCTCGCCGCAAAGCAGAAGAGAGagcaaagagagaagaagaggctCAACGCCaggcagaagaaaagagaaggaaggaggaggaggagaaaaaggtggaggaagagagacttcagaaagaaagagaggaagcagagagactTCAGAAACAG aaagaggaggaggattcccggcagagagaggaggcggAGCGACtgaggcaggagagagagaaacacttcCAAAAAGAGGAGGCTGAACggctggagaggaagaag CGCCTTGAGGAGATCATGAAGAGAACAAGACGCTCAGACACAGAAAAG AAAGTCAGGAATGGAGACAATGCAG TGCCCCCTGCCTCTCCTGCTCCATCTGCAGTGACTGTGTCACCGACACACAATAGTAACAGCAACAGTCCTCAGTCTGACCCCAACCCAAACCCcagcaccacagcactgagcCACTCTGACCAGAG GGAGAATGGAGAGTTTGAAGAGGTGATTGTACTGCCTTCACATTCCAGGTTGTCTCCTCCGGAaggacaggaggagcagcagcctctgcaggagggggaggaggcgaGAGTTCCTGTTGTAGCCTTCACAGAGAATGGTCTCTTAAAGCCTCTGAGTGGAATAGAGGATATATCAGCCCATCAGGGACCAG ATGTTGCCTGA
- the map7b gene encoding ensconsin isoform X3, translated as MADLDGSDTSPPESQASYSQYKSEDGRVSSATRPSSSGSGQTFTPTPTPTPTPSRTTTSTSPSNNAAIKTDSLLFNKIDERQRLARERREEHEKQNAAKEAQWQAREERARQHYEKHLEERRKRLEEQRVKEEKRRVAVEEKRRQKMEEDKVRHEAVMRRTLDRSQKTRQKPNRWSWGGALHTNTPSTPADADRRSVSTMNLTKHTDPIITKRLSSSSATLLHSPDRGLQMRTASSPVINKAQSKPRLHPGKTTQPKNTGLRRLPLTPWESNVVNRLQQPTHSYLARSRSAISLSGEQTVSCHPMGTMSFKALQAQPLPHCRSQDRSLSREMASSSSTIPRRRTTGTTQQKDRDSVRKSWSNLSLPLAPVLTLPLSKCSSSLGKKKGKVTAPSPGSRPPQKTAGRPPTPKLLKSPGAEDPGNLRPVRITPESSNSSTPTRAQEEEEEQVLSPLQPRPQPLGQNKPSTEQTPTTPLAASESVSSPPAHKPSAGTTDPEEASRILAEKRRLAREQREREEEERRQQEEQARLAKEEMARRKAEERAKREEEAQRQAEEKRRKEEEEKKVEEERLQKEREEAERLQKQKEEEDSRQREEAERLRQEREKHFQKEEAERLERKKRLEEIMKRTRRSDTEKKVRNGDNAVPPASPAPSAVTVSPTHNSNSNSPQSDPNPNPSTTALSHSDQRENGEFEEVIVLPSHSRLSPPEGQEEQQPLQEGEEARVPVVAFTENGLLKPLSGIEDISAHQGPDVA; from the exons ATGGCGGACCTGGATGGCAGCGACACATCTCCTCCGGAGTCCCAAG cATCTTACTCCCAGTATAAGTCAGAGGATGGCAGAGTGTCTTCAGCCACCCGCCCCAGCTCCTCAGGGTCTGGGCAGACGTTCACTCCCACCCCTACGCCTACTCCTACCCCAAGTcgcaccaccaccagcaccagtCCAAGTAATAATGCTGCCATCAAAACGG ACTCGTTACTCTTCAATAAAATTGATGAAAGACAGAGGTTGGCCCGTGAGCGACGGGAAGAGCATGAGAAACAGAATG ctgccaAGGAGGCCCAGTGGCAGGCGCGTGAGGAACGAGCCAGACAGCACTATGAGAAGCacctggaggagaggaggaaacgcctggaggagcagcgggtaaaggaggagaagagacggGTTGCCGTGGAGGAGAAACGACGGCAGAAAATGGAGGAGGACAAG GTTCGTCATGAGGCGGTGATGCGTCGGACGCTGGACAGGAGCCAGAAAACCAGACAGAAGCCCAACCGCTGGTCTTGGGGAGGAgccctgcacacaaacactcccaGCACACCAGCCG ATGCTGACAGACGCTCAGTGTCCACAATGAATTTAACCAAACATACAGACCCCATCATTACCAAgcgcctctcctcctcttctgcaaCACTTCTACACTCACCAGACCGAG GCTTACAGATGAGAACAGCCTCCTCTCCTGTCATAAACAAAGCTCAGTCCAAACCCCGCCTACATCCGGGGAAGACCACCCAGCCCAAAAACACAG ggctgcGTCGCCTTCCGCTGACGCCATGGGAGAGTAATGTGGTGAACCGTCTACAGCAGCCCACACACTCCTACCTGGCACGCAGTCGCAGTGCCATAAGCCTGTCAGGAGAGCaaacag TTTCCTGCCACCCAATGGGCACCATGTCCTTCAAGGCCTTGCAGGCCCAGCCGCTCCCTCACTGTCGCAGCCAGGATAGGAGCCTCAGTAGGGAGATGGCGTCCTCATCTTCCACCATCCCACGCAGGAGGACCACGGGAACAACACAG CAGAAGGACCGTGACAGTGTCAGGAAATCATGGAGCAACCTGTCCCTTCCACTCGCTCCTGTACTGACACTGCCTCTAAGCAAGTGCTCCTCTTCGCTAGGCAAGAAGAAAGGCAAAGTAACAGCACCCTCTCCTGGCAG CAGACCCCCACAGAAGACTGCAGGACGGCCTCCGACCCCCAAGCTGCTGAAGTCCCCAGGGGCAGAAGATCCTGGAAACCTGCGTCCTGTCAGGATCACACCTGAAAGCTCCAACTCCTCAACACCCACCAGAGcccaagaagaggaggaagagcaagTCCTCAGCCCTCTTCAGCCTCGACCTCAGCCGCTGGGTCAGAACAAGCCCTCGACTGAGCAGACGCCAACAACACCTCTTGCAGCCAGTG AAAGTGTAAGCAGTCCTCCAGCTCACAAACCTTCAGCAGGTACCACAGATCCAGAGGAGGCAAGTCGTATCCTGGCTGAGAAACGGCGGCTGGCCcgggagcagagggagagagaggaagaggagcgcagGCAGCAAGAGGAGCAGGCGAG atTGGCAAAGGAGGAGATGGCTCGCCGCAAAGCAGAAGAGAGagcaaagagagaagaagaggctCAACGCCaggcagaagaaaagagaaggaaggaggaggaggagaaaaaggtggaggaagagagacttcagaaagaaagagaggaagcagagagactTCAGAAACAG aaagaggaggaggattcccggcagagagaggaggcggAGCGACtgaggcaggagagagagaaacacttcCAAAAAGAGGAGGCTGAACggctggagaggaagaag CGCCTTGAGGAGATCATGAAGAGAACAAGACGCTCAGACACAGAAAAG AAAGTCAGGAATGGAGACAATGCAG TGCCCCCTGCCTCTCCTGCTCCATCTGCAGTGACTGTGTCACCGACACACAATAGTAACAGCAACAGTCCTCAGTCTGACCCCAACCCAAACCCcagcaccacagcactgagcCACTCTGACCAGAG GGAGAATGGAGAGTTTGAAGAGGTGATTGTACTGCCTTCACATTCCAGGTTGTCTCCTCCGGAaggacaggaggagcagcagcctctgcaggagggggaggaggcgaGAGTTCCTGTTGTAGCCTTCACAGAGAATGGTCTCTTAAAGCCTCTGAGTGGAATAGAGGATATATCAGCCCATCAGGGACCAG ATGTTGCCTGA